One uncultured Caproiciproducens sp. DNA segment encodes these proteins:
- a CDS encoding radical SAM protein: MKHANIAIFVPHNGCPHQCSFCNQRSITGKLTQPSPQNVVDAVQIAKESLLDNTKNAEIAFFGGSFTAIERDYMVSLLDAATPFVKDGTFAGIRISTRPDYIDDDILILLKKYGVTAIELGAQSMDDRVLRMNQRGHTEKQVEAAAKLIKSYGFTLGLQMMTGLYGDTAEGSYQTARKLAALHPENIRIYPTIIMRGTKLGDRYLRGEYQTLNLEETVQLCAKLLDFFEEQGIRVIRLGLHSSPELERDMLSGPWHPAFRELCESARMLHKITGCLQQNPPRKSSIIIKVNPKTVSKATGQKKSNLIALSKLGYSVKILRDSGVRENCFTIE; encoded by the coding sequence TTGAAACATGCCAACATAGCGATTTTTGTGCCCCATAACGGCTGTCCCCATCAATGCAGCTTCTGCAACCAGCGCAGTATTACCGGAAAGTTGACTCAGCCTTCGCCGCAGAATGTTGTCGATGCGGTTCAAATCGCAAAGGAGAGTCTGCTTGACAATACGAAAAATGCTGAAATTGCCTTCTTCGGCGGCAGTTTTACCGCGATAGAGCGAGACTACATGGTTTCACTGTTAGACGCGGCGACGCCTTTTGTAAAGGACGGCACTTTTGCGGGAATTCGAATTTCCACAAGGCCGGATTATATTGATGACGATATTTTAATACTTTTAAAAAAGTATGGAGTCACCGCGATTGAACTCGGCGCGCAGAGCATGGATGACCGTGTGCTTCGGATGAACCAACGCGGCCACACCGAAAAGCAGGTTGAGGCTGCGGCAAAGCTGATCAAATCATACGGCTTTACGCTGGGCCTGCAAATGATGACGGGGCTTTACGGTGATACCGCCGAAGGAAGTTACCAGACAGCGCGAAAATTGGCAGCGCTGCATCCGGAAAATATACGCATCTATCCGACTATCATCATGCGGGGGACCAAACTGGGCGACAGATACCTAAGAGGAGAATACCAAACGCTGAATCTGGAAGAAACCGTGCAGCTCTGTGCTAAGCTGCTGGATTTCTTCGAGGAGCAGGGCATCAGGGTCATTCGTCTGGGTCTGCACAGTTCACCGGAACTCGAGCGGGACATGCTTTCCGGCCCGTGGCATCCTGCTTTTCGCGAACTCTGCGAAAGCGCGCGTATGCTTCATAAAATTACCGGGTGCTTACAGCAAAATCCGCCGCGCAAAAGCAGTATAATAATTAAAGTGAACCCGAAAACAGTTTCAAAGGCAACGGGTCAGAAAAAAAGCAATTTAATTGCGCTCTCGAAACTCGGATATTCTGTGAAAATCCTGCGGGATTCCGGTGTGAGGGAGAATTGTTTTACGATAGAATAA
- the rnc gene encoding ribonuclease III: MKELEDKLGYYFKNQSYLKTALTHSSFANETRVTGGSNERLEFLGDSILGLVVADYLFKQFPDLPEGDLTKKRAALVCEKACCGFSTQMDIGKYLLLSHGEQNSGGRTRSSILADAFESIIAAIYLDGGMEEARAFILRFVLPLLQTAKPKTFKDYKTALQEIIQQNPEEHLEYVLIGESGPDHDKHFTVEVHLNSNVIGKGGGRSKKEAEQQAAREAMELMGY, encoded by the coding sequence ATGAAAGAATTAGAAGATAAATTAGGATATTATTTTAAGAATCAGAGCTATTTGAAAACGGCGCTGACCCACTCGTCCTTTGCAAATGAAACGCGGGTGACGGGCGGCAGCAACGAACGGCTGGAGTTTCTGGGGGATTCTATTTTAGGACTGGTTGTAGCCGACTATTTGTTCAAGCAATTTCCGGATTTACCGGAGGGGGATCTCACCAAAAAGAGAGCCGCGCTGGTTTGTGAAAAAGCCTGTTGCGGATTTTCCACGCAGATGGATATCGGGAAGTACCTGCTTTTGAGCCATGGGGAACAAAATTCGGGCGGGCGTACCCGTTCGTCCATTCTGGCCGACGCGTTCGAGTCCATCATTGCCGCAATCTATCTTGACGGCGGCATGGAAGAGGCGCGGGCGTTCATTCTGCGTTTTGTACTGCCTCTGCTGCAGACTGCCAAGCCAAAGACTTTTAAAGACTATAAAACAGCTCTTCAGGAGATTATTCAGCAAAATCCGGAAGAACATCTTGAATATGTGCTGATAGGAGAAAGCGGTCCCGACCATGATAAGCACTTTACCGTTGAAGTTCATCTGAACAGCAACGTAATCGGCAAGGGCGGCGGGCGCAGTAAAAAAGAAGCCGAGCAGCAGGCTGCCCGCGAAGCAATGGAGCTGATGGGTTATTGA
- the plsX gene encoding phosphate acyltransferase PlsX: MKIIVDAFGGDNAPLEILKGCAQAVRELDMDILLTGREDQIRQVAKKNEISLNRMQIIDVPDVITMEEHAGEIMKSKSNSSMAEGLRRLTAGDGDAFISAGNSGALVVGATLIVKRIKGIKRIAFAPVMPKKEGCFMLIDCGANVDCKADMLRQFGVMGSIYMQKVMDIHNPRVALANIGTEEHKGGVLQHEAFEMLKNSSLNFIGNIEARDIPLDAGDVIVADGFTGNSILKTYEGVAILLMGKLKKIFTKNSLNKLAAAIVLKDIKALQKTMDYNEYGGAPLMGCAKPVFKAHGSAKAKTFYNALRLLKAYVSGDVVSEIASSIESYKENSVKTADAEA, translated from the coding sequence ATGAAAATCATAGTTGATGCTTTTGGAGGCGACAATGCCCCCCTCGAAATATTAAAAGGCTGTGCGCAGGCCGTTCGGGAACTGGATATGGACATCCTGCTGACCGGGCGCGAAGATCAAATCCGACAGGTGGCAAAGAAAAATGAAATTTCTCTGAACCGCATGCAGATTATCGATGTGCCGGACGTGATTACCATGGAGGAGCACGCCGGTGAAATTATGAAATCCAAGTCAAATTCATCCATGGCGGAAGGCCTGCGCAGACTGACGGCGGGGGACGGCGACGCCTTTATTTCCGCGGGAAACAGCGGTGCTTTGGTTGTCGGCGCAACCTTGATTGTCAAAAGAATCAAAGGAATCAAACGAATTGCCTTTGCGCCGGTCATGCCCAAAAAAGAAGGCTGCTTCATGCTGATTGACTGCGGCGCGAATGTGGACTGCAAGGCGGATATGCTTCGTCAGTTTGGCGTTATGGGCTCCATTTATATGCAGAAAGTGATGGATATTCATAATCCGCGGGTCGCTCTTGCCAATATCGGTACAGAAGAACATAAAGGCGGTGTTCTTCAGCATGAGGCTTTTGAGATGCTGAAAAATTCCAGTCTCAATTTTATCGGCAATATTGAAGCGCGCGACATCCCGCTTGATGCCGGCGATGTAATCGTGGCTGACGGTTTTACAGGAAATTCCATTTTAAAGACATATGAGGGGGTAGCCATCCTCCTAATGGGCAAGCTAAAAAAGATCTTTACGAAAAACTCGCTGAATAAGCTTGCTGCGGCGATTGTTTTAAAGGACATAAAAGCCCTTCAAAAGACAATGGATTACAACGAATACGGCGGCGCTCCGCTGATGGGCTGCGCCAAGCCGGTGTTTAAGGCTCATGGAAGCGCGAAAGCAAAAACCTTTTATAACGCGCTGCGCCTTTTAAAAGCCTATGTTTCCGGCGATGTTGTCAGCGAAATTGCGAGTTCTATCGAGAGCTATAAAGAAAATTCCGTAAAAACAGCCGACGCTGAAGCTTAG
- the trmFO gene encoding methylenetetrahydrofolate--tRNA-(uracil(54)-C(5))-methyltransferase (FADH(2)-oxidizing) TrmFO encodes MSIRVFGAGLAGCEAAWQIARTGVEVELYEMKPIRYSPAHHSPNFAELICSNSLKAERVESAAGLLKEEMRLLGSLLMQCADVCRVPAGGALAVDRNNFSETATQRISDNPLIHIHHEEIKEIPEDGITVIATGPLTADTLAGKIAALCGGSLSFFDAAAPIVAAESLDMDKVFAASRYDKGGDDAYLNCPMNKVEYECFYAALVSAERAPIHDFDAADPKVYEGCMPVEVMGQRGPDTLRFGPLKPVGLRDPKTGHRPWAVVQLRREDQHGTLYNLVGFQTNLKFGEQKRVFGMIPGLENAEYFRYGVMHRNTFLNSPKVLSSDYSLREKPNLFFAGQITGVEGYMESASSGIMAGINAVRRLNGQSTLILPDTTMIGALSCYVANGSETDFQPMGANFGVMPPIEPHIRDKKERYAAFSARSLLDLQNILIENQR; translated from the coding sequence ATGAGTATCAGAGTTTTTGGTGCGGGCCTTGCCGGATGTGAGGCCGCATGGCAGATTGCGCGGACAGGAGTAGAAGTCGAACTTTATGAAATGAAGCCGATCAGGTATTCTCCTGCGCATCACAGCCCGAATTTTGCTGAACTGATTTGTTCCAATTCACTCAAGGCTGAACGCGTTGAAAGTGCAGCCGGTCTGTTAAAAGAAGAAATGCGGCTGCTTGGTTCTCTGCTGATGCAGTGTGCGGATGTTTGCCGCGTACCTGCGGGTGGTGCGCTAGCGGTTGACCGAAACAATTTTTCAGAAACCGCCACGCAAAGAATATCGGACAATCCGCTCATTCATATCCATCATGAAGAGATTAAGGAAATACCGGAGGACGGAATTACCGTCATTGCAACGGGCCCCCTTACCGCCGATACGCTTGCCGGGAAAATTGCCGCGCTCTGCGGCGGAAGCCTCAGCTTTTTTGACGCCGCCGCTCCGATTGTGGCTGCCGAGAGCCTTGATATGGATAAAGTTTTCGCCGCATCCCGCTATGACAAGGGTGGGGATGACGCTTATCTTAACTGTCCGATGAACAAAGTGGAATATGAGTGCTTTTATGCCGCGCTGGTTTCGGCCGAGCGTGCGCCCATACACGATTTTGACGCTGCCGATCCAAAGGTCTATGAAGGCTGCATGCCGGTCGAGGTGATGGGGCAGCGCGGACCGGACACCCTGCGTTTTGGCCCGCTCAAGCCCGTCGGCCTGCGTGATCCGAAAACGGGCCATCGCCCGTGGGCGGTCGTGCAGCTGAGGCGCGAGGATCAGCACGGTACGCTGTACAATTTGGTCGGCTTTCAGACAAACCTGAAATTCGGAGAGCAAAAACGTGTTTTTGGAATGATACCGGGTCTTGAGAACGCCGAATATTTCCGGTACGGAGTGATGCACCGCAATACTTTTCTGAACTCCCCCAAGGTGCTTTCTTCCGATTACAGTCTGCGCGAAAAGCCGAACCTCTTTTTCGCCGGCCAGATTACAGGCGTGGAGGGATATATGGAATCCGCTTCATCGGGTATTATGGCAGGCATCAATGCGGTTCGTCGCCTGAACGGACAGAGCACGCTGATTTTGCCGGATACGACCATGATCGGCGCGCTGAGTTGTTATGTGGCAAACGGCAGTGAGACGGACTTTCAGCCAATGGGAGCCAATTTTGGTGTCATGCCGCCGATTGAACCGCACATCCGTGATAAAAAAGAACGTTATGCCGCATTTTCAGCCCGTTCCCTGTTGGATTTACAAAACATCCTGATAGAAAATCAACGATAA
- the topA gene encoding type I DNA topoisomerase, translated as MSKLVIVESPAKAKTIKKFLGSGYDVIASMGHVRDLPESRLSVDVKNDFKPKYEIIKGKEKLVQELKDKAEKSDAVLLATDPDREGEAISWHLAYILGLDTEKDNRITFNEITKTGVTKGMENPRCIDIDLVNAQQARRILDRLVGYKLSPFLSQKIRRGLSAGRVQSVAVRIIVDREEEIRAFVPDEYWTIDAKFNPQGSRKVFGAAFYGDIEGKIKITNKEQSDKILAELNDAEYRVVKMKKGTRKKTPAPPFITSTLQQEASRRLGFQARRTMKAAQELYEGIEISDMGAIGLITYMRTDSLRISEDAIKDAGDYILERWGKKYLPDTPRHFKSKASAQDGHEAIRPSMPALSPDKVKDSLTNDQYKLYKLIWERFIACQMSNCLQSTTQADIQAKDYIFKASGYTVTFDGYTVLYEEGKDEEAEREGSLPILENDMLLKLKELAGNQHFTQPPARYTEASLIKALEENGIGRPSTYAATISTITGREYVTREGKALKPTELGEVSTKLIRERFPKIVNIKFTAQIENDLDSVQSGKTDWVQTLHDFYGDFEETLKKAKEEMQGVKIQLKEDETDIICEKCGRKMVIKTGRYGKFIACPGYPECKNIKKLVQETGAECPKCGGKVIFKKSKKGRVFYGCSEYPNCDFISWDEPSMEKCPRCGKTLLKKKGKHPKYYCITPDCGYEKTEEE; from the coding sequence ATGTCAAAGCTAGTGATCGTTGAATCACCGGCCAAGGCCAAAACAATCAAGAAGTTTTTAGGCTCCGGTTACGACGTAATCGCGTCCATGGGACATGTGCGCGATTTACCGGAAAGCCGTTTGAGCGTTGATGTTAAAAATGATTTTAAACCGAAATACGAGATCATTAAGGGCAAAGAAAAACTGGTGCAGGAACTGAAGGACAAAGCGGAGAAAAGCGACGCCGTTCTGCTTGCAACCGACCCTGATCGTGAGGGAGAAGCGATTTCCTGGCATCTGGCGTACATTCTCGGCCTTGATACCGAGAAAGACAACCGGATTACATTTAATGAAATAACGAAAACGGGTGTTACCAAAGGGATGGAAAACCCACGCTGTATCGACATTGATCTTGTCAATGCACAGCAGGCGCGCCGTATTTTGGACCGTCTTGTGGGTTATAAACTGAGCCCGTTTCTGTCGCAGAAAATTCGCAGGGGACTTTCCGCCGGCCGTGTGCAGTCTGTCGCGGTTCGCATTATTGTAGACCGCGAGGAGGAAATCCGCGCTTTTGTACCCGATGAATACTGGACCATTGACGCCAAATTCAATCCGCAGGGTTCGCGCAAAGTGTTTGGAGCCGCCTTTTACGGCGACATTGAAGGTAAAATTAAAATTACGAACAAAGAACAGTCCGACAAGATTCTTGCGGAACTGAATGATGCGGAATACCGTGTTGTCAAGATGAAGAAGGGCACGCGTAAAAAGACGCCTGCTCCGCCGTTCATCACCTCCACCCTCCAGCAGGAAGCTTCGCGCAGACTGGGCTTTCAGGCGCGCCGCACAATGAAAGCGGCACAGGAGCTTTATGAGGGAATCGAAATCAGCGACATGGGAGCCATCGGTCTGATTACGTACATGAGAACGGACTCGCTCCGTATTTCAGAAGACGCTATTAAGGATGCGGGCGATTATATTTTGGAGCGCTGGGGAAAAAAATATCTGCCTGATACGCCGCGTCACTTTAAGTCCAAAGCCAGCGCGCAGGACGGTCATGAGGCAATTCGTCCGTCCATGCCCGCACTTTCACCGGACAAGGTGAAGGACAGCCTTACCAATGACCAATATAAGCTGTACAAACTGATTTGGGAACGTTTTATCGCCTGCCAGATGTCGAACTGTCTGCAAAGCACCACGCAGGCCGATATTCAGGCGAAGGACTATATATTCAAGGCTTCCGGCTACACCGTTACCTTTGACGGCTACACGGTGCTGTACGAAGAGGGTAAGGATGAAGAGGCGGAACGCGAGGGTTCTTTGCCGATACTTGAAAACGATATGCTGCTCAAGCTGAAGGAACTGGCGGGTAATCAGCACTTTACCCAGCCGCCAGCCCGTTACACCGAAGCTTCGCTGATTAAGGCGCTTGAGGAAAACGGGATCGGCCGTCCTTCCACCTATGCCGCGACAATCTCGACGATTACGGGCCGCGAATATGTGACCCGCGAAGGGAAAGCCCTGAAACCGACGGAGCTTGGCGAGGTTTCTACCAAGCTGATCAGGGAGCGGTTTCCAAAAATAGTTAACATTAAATTTACCGCTCAGATTGAAAACGACCTTGACAGCGTGCAGAGCGGTAAAACCGACTGGGTGCAGACGCTTCATGATTTTTACGGCGATTTTGAAGAAACGCTCAAAAAGGCAAAAGAAGAGATGCAGGGCGTGAAAATTCAGCTAAAAGAAGATGAAACCGACATCATCTGCGAAAAATGCGGCCGTAAAATGGTCATTAAGACCGGACGTTACGGCAAGTTTATCGCATGTCCCGGTTATCCAGAATGTAAGAACATTAAAAAACTGGTGCAGGAAACAGGGGCCGAATGTCCCAAGTGCGGCGGAAAAGTTATTTTTAAAAAATCCAAAAAGGGAAGAGTGTTTTACGGCTGTTCCGAATATCCGAACTGTGACTTTATTTCATGGGATGAACCCAGCATGGAAAAATGCCCGCGCTGCGGAAAAACCCTGCTGAAAAAGAAAGGAAAGCATCCAAAATATTACTGTATTACACCTGACTGCGGTTACGAAAAGACGGAGGAAGAATGA
- the dprA gene encoding DNA-processing protein DprA gives MLFDQRAYWVWIQHALGAGSSKQNRILSSYHTLIDFYTAGMESWLLEGCFTHNELGKLSSFSVQDAAALIEYCEKIGQQVVTPDCGDYPEPLRQIHNAPCALYVKGTLPDFSSIPSIAIVGTRKATATGVATARSFAFELAKQGTVIVSGGALGIDTAAHKGALQSGGKTVCVLGCGIDYNYLMGNASLREAIASSGAVISEYPPSTQAVNSNFPIRNRIISGLTLGTLVVEAAARSGSLITAQCALDQGRDVFAVPAGIYSPVSQGVNGLIKSGAKPVSNAGEILEEYLYRFPGQINLNDEETNVILCPDMIPVQAKTAEEPLEKAAFSSDAALLYSCLTNASRHISELERLTGISTPRILTAVTELELAEKIHSHSGRRYSLPR, from the coding sequence ATGTTGTTTGATCAAAGGGCATACTGGGTATGGATCCAGCACGCGCTTGGCGCAGGCAGCTCTAAACAGAACCGTATTCTTTCCAGTTACCATACCTTAATTGACTTTTATACGGCTGGTATGGAAAGCTGGCTGCTGGAAGGCTGCTTTACGCACAATGAACTGGGGAAGCTCAGTTCATTCTCCGTTCAGGATGCCGCGGCTTTAATCGAATACTGTGAAAAAATCGGGCAGCAGGTTGTTACGCCGGACTGCGGCGACTACCCCGAACCGCTCAGACAGATTCACAATGCGCCCTGTGCGCTTTATGTAAAAGGAACTCTGCCGGACTTTTCATCGATTCCCAGTATCGCCATTGTGGGTACGCGCAAGGCAACCGCCACCGGCGTCGCCACCGCACGCAGCTTTGCCTTTGAGCTTGCCAAACAGGGAACGGTGATTGTCAGCGGCGGCGCCTTGGGCATTGATACGGCGGCCCACAAAGGCGCTTTGCAGTCCGGAGGAAAAACCGTATGTGTACTCGGCTGCGGAATTGATTATAATTATCTCATGGGAAACGCGTCTCTGCGTGAAGCCATTGCAAGTTCCGGCGCGGTCATTTCGGAGTATCCTCCGAGCACGCAGGCCGTCAATTCCAATTTTCCGATTCGGAATCGAATTATTTCCGGCCTGACTTTGGGAACCCTTGTGGTGGAAGCAGCCGCACGAAGCGGCTCGCTGATTACCGCGCAGTGTGCGCTTGACCAGGGGAGGGATGTATTCGCCGTTCCGGCGGGAATTTACAGCCCGGTTTCGCAGGGAGTCAACGGCCTCATCAAAAGCGGAGCAAAGCCCGTTTCCAATGCAGGTGAAATTCTGGAAGAATATCTTTACCGCTTCCCAGGCCAAATCAATTTAAATGATGAGGAAACGAATGTTATTCTTTGTCCGGATATGATACCGGTTCAGGCAAAGACAGCGGAAGAACCGCTTGAGAAAGCCGCTTTTTCAAGTGACGCTGCGCTCCTGTATTCCTGCCTGACCAATGCATCCCGGCACATTTCCGAATTGGAACGCCTTACCGGCATTTCCACCCCTCGAATTTTAACTGCGGTTACCGAACTGGAGCTTGCGGAAAAGATTCATTCGCATTCCGGCCGTCGCTACAGTCTTCCACGCTAA
- a CDS encoding RNA methyltransferase — protein MPDLITSRQNEIIKNAAHLTSATDFRREQGLFMVEGARLCSDAAKSGVNVKILFYTAQANEKYADYISVIQAEAEETYEVEPHVASLLSDTKTPQGVFCVCEMRGCANGLKNMEPGLHYLALENIQDPANLGAVLRTAEALGIGGVILGGSCCDIYSPKVLRASMGAVFRLPFYLQADLISAIDQLNAGGFVSLAAVPNASAKKVTAVGFQNPTVLVVGNEGNGLTSAVISACSGAVTIPMAGRAESLNASASAAILMWEMMREKSGGVGNVV, from the coding sequence ATGCCAGACCTTATTACAAGCCGTCAAAACGAGATCATTAAAAATGCCGCCCACCTTACTTCGGCTACTGATTTCCGCAGGGAGCAAGGCCTTTTCATGGTTGAGGGGGCACGTCTCTGCTCTGATGCAGCTAAAAGCGGAGTCAATGTTAAGATTCTGTTTTACACTGCGCAGGCAAATGAAAAATATGCGGATTATATCAGCGTCATTCAGGCAGAGGCGGAAGAAACCTATGAAGTTGAACCGCATGTTGCGTCGCTGTTATCCGATACAAAAACGCCGCAGGGCGTTTTCTGCGTCTGTGAAATGCGCGGCTGTGCGAACGGGCTGAAAAATATGGAGCCCGGCCTTCATTACCTTGCCCTTGAAAACATTCAGGATCCCGCAAACCTGGGCGCGGTACTCCGTACGGCGGAAGCCCTGGGAATCGGCGGCGTGATTTTAGGCGGCAGCTGCTGCGATATTTATTCCCCAAAGGTGCTGCGCGCAAGCATGGGTGCTGTGTTCCGTCTGCCGTTTTATCTGCAGGCCGATCTGATTTCAGCCATAGACCAGCTCAATGCCGGGGGATTTGTCAGCCTTGCCGCAGTTCCCAATGCTTCTGCGAAAAAAGTGACCGCGGTCGGCTTTCAAAACCCGACGGTGCTTGTTGTGGGCAATGAGGGAAACGGGCTTACTTCCGCGGTGATTTCAGCCTGTTCGGGAGCGGTAACAATTCCAATGGCCGGAAGAGCGGAGTCACTTAACGCGTCGGCTTCCGCCGCAATTCTGATGTGGGAAATGATGCGTGAAAAATCTGGGGGCGTTGGGAATGTTGTTTGA
- the rplT gene encoding 50S ribosomal protein L20, with amino-acid sequence MARVKGALMTRKRRKKTLKLAKGYWGSKSRHFKMAKQAVMKSGNYAYVGRKARKRDFRRLWITRISAACRANDVSYSVFMNGMKKAGIALNRKMLAEIAVADEAAFKSLIEKAKAAL; translated from the coding sequence ATGGCACGTGTAAAAGGTGCATTGATGACACGCAAGAGAAGGAAAAAGACTTTAAAGCTTGCGAAAGGCTATTGGGGTTCCAAAAGCAGACATTTTAAAATGGCCAAACAGGCCGTAATGAAATCCGGCAACTACGCATATGTCGGCCGTAAAGCGAGAAAAAGAGATTTCCGCCGTCTGTGGATTACTCGAATTTCCGCCGCATGCCGCGCAAATGACGTCAGCTATTCCGTGTTTATGAACGGAATGAAAAAAGCAGGTATTGCATTAAACCGTAAAATGCTTGCAGAAATCGCTGTTGCTGACGAGGCTGCATTTAAGAGCTTAATTGAGAAAGCAAAGGCAGCACTTTAA
- the rpmI gene encoding 50S ribosomal protein L35 — protein sequence MPKIKTHSGAKKRFKLSKNGKVIRGHANKSHILNKKTTKRKRGLRKTTVADKTNVAQVKRLIPYK from the coding sequence ATGCCTAAAATTAAGACACATTCAGGCGCTAAAAAGCGCTTCAAACTTTCGAAAAACGGAAAGGTTATCCGTGGTCACGCCAATAAATCCCATATCCTCAACAAGAAAACGACCAAGCGTAAGAGGGGACTCAGAAAAACTACTGTTGCCGACAAGACAAATGTGGCACAAGTAAAGAGATTAATTCCTTATAAATAA
- the infC gene encoding translation initiation factor IF-3, with amino-acid sequence MFWRCLTISNKELQINEEIRDREVRVIGSDGSQLGVMTSSQALEKAFGENLDLVKIAPQATPPVCKIIDYGKFRFEQAKRDKEAKKNQRIVDIKEIRLSLNIDTHDFNTKVGHATRFLKDGDKVKASIRFRGREMGHPEQGYTIMRSFAEALSEIANVEKPAKLEGRNMLMFLASKPAK; translated from the coding sequence GTGTTTTGGAGGTGCTTAACAATTAGCAACAAGGAACTGCAGATTAATGAGGAAATTCGTGACAGAGAAGTGCGTGTCATTGGTTCGGACGGCTCTCAGCTTGGTGTGATGACTTCATCCCAGGCTTTGGAAAAAGCATTTGGGGAGAATCTTGATCTTGTCAAAATCGCACCGCAGGCGACGCCGCCGGTGTGCAAGATTATTGATTACGGCAAATTTAGATTTGAGCAGGCAAAGCGTGACAAGGAAGCTAAGAAAAATCAGCGCATTGTCGATATCAAAGAGATTCGTTTGTCTTTAAACATTGACACCCACGACTTTAACACAAAAGTCGGTCATGCAACCCGCTTCTTAAAGGATGGCGATAAAGTAAAGGCTTCCATTCGCTTTCGCGGACGTGAAATGGGGCATCCGGAGCAGGGCTATACCATTATGCGCAGTTTCGCCGAGGCGCTCAGCGAAATCGCGAATGTTGAAAAGCCGGCAAAGTTAGAGGGACGCAATATGCTCATGTTCCTTGCATCCAAACCCGCTAAGTAA